One genomic region from Streptomyces sp. NBC_00457 encodes:
- a CDS encoding YibE/F family protein: MTTTHQSPYPPPEPPRGPGSGGGPANGNSRGSGPVSGGGRETGAGTRSGDWHEHGPASAAGPDQSSGAGGGHGHGGGGGHGPGGGGGGEHGHSHSHGPAAPVSQHLRKIIAAILIPFAAAVVVGLAVLWPGGAPPHERTGVGFDRQTQQATVTKVVEVSCKDVNASGETPTGDTSTAEGSSAQQQANGTCKKATIRVDTGKDKGRTFTEIVQPDQSRQLDEGQKVVVAYEPSAPKDLQYSVTDVNRRLPMMVLAGIFALAVVVVGRLRGVMALVALAISFLVLNFFILPAILQGSNPLVVAVIGSSAIMLVALYLCHGLSARTSVAVLGTLISLLLIGILGSLFIDWAALTGNTDDNTGLIHGLYPSIDMSGLLLAGIIIGSLGVLDDVTVTQTSAVWELHEANPTMGWRGLYRAGIRIGRDHIASVVNTLVLAYAGAALPLLLLFSIAQSSVGTVANSELVAEEIVRTLVGSIGLVASVPVTTALAALMVSADRQGEEQAAPSGATVAAPARGGKGRRRKR; this comes from the coding sequence GTGACCACGACACATCAGTCCCCGTACCCACCGCCCGAGCCGCCTCGCGGCCCCGGCTCCGGAGGCGGCCCCGCGAACGGCAACAGCCGTGGAAGCGGACCTGTTTCCGGCGGCGGTCGCGAGACTGGAGCCGGCACCAGATCGGGCGACTGGCATGAGCACGGGCCCGCCTCCGCCGCCGGACCCGACCAGAGTTCGGGTGCCGGTGGCGGCCACGGTCACGGCGGCGGGGGCGGACACGGACCCGGGGGCGGCGGCGGTGGCGAGCATGGCCACTCGCACAGTCACGGTCCCGCGGCGCCCGTCTCCCAGCATCTGCGCAAGATCATCGCGGCGATCCTCATCCCGTTCGCCGCGGCCGTGGTCGTAGGCCTCGCAGTGCTGTGGCCCGGCGGAGCGCCGCCGCACGAGCGCACCGGGGTCGGCTTCGACCGGCAGACCCAACAGGCCACGGTCACCAAGGTGGTCGAGGTCAGCTGCAAGGACGTCAACGCCTCGGGTGAGACCCCCACCGGTGACACCTCCACCGCGGAGGGTTCCTCGGCGCAGCAGCAGGCGAACGGCACCTGCAAGAAGGCGACGATCCGGGTCGACACGGGCAAGGACAAGGGCCGTACGTTCACCGAGATCGTGCAGCCGGACCAGTCGCGGCAGCTGGACGAGGGCCAGAAGGTCGTCGTCGCCTACGAGCCTTCCGCACCCAAGGACTTGCAGTACTCGGTCACCGATGTGAACCGTCGTCTTCCGATGATGGTCCTTGCCGGGATCTTCGCCCTCGCCGTCGTGGTCGTCGGACGGTTGCGGGGTGTCATGGCACTGGTCGCGCTGGCCATCAGCTTCCTGGTGCTGAACTTCTTCATCCTGCCCGCCATCCTGCAGGGCTCGAACCCACTGGTCGTGGCGGTGATCGGGTCGAGCGCCATCATGCTGGTCGCCCTGTACCTGTGCCACGGCCTGTCCGCGAGAACCTCGGTGGCGGTGCTCGGCACCCTCATCTCGCTGTTGCTGATCGGCATCCTGGGCTCACTGTTCATCGACTGGGCCGCGCTCACCGGCAACACGGATGACAACACCGGTCTGATCCACGGCCTCTATCCGTCGATCGACATGAGTGGTCTCCTGCTCGCCGGCATCATCATCGGTTCACTCGGTGTGCTCGACGACGTGACGGTCACGCAGACGTCAGCGGTCTGGGAGCTGCACGAGGCCAACCCGACGATGGGCTGGCGCGGGCTGTACCGCGCGGGCATCCGCATCGGCCGCGACCACATCGCATCGGTGGTCAACACGCTCGTTCTCGCCTATGCGGGCGCCGCGCTGCCGCTGCTGCTGCTCTTCTCGATCGCGCAGAGCAGCGTCGGCACCGTCGCCAACAGCGAGTTGGTCGCGGAGGAGATCGTACGCACGCTGGTGGGCTCGATCGGCCTGGTCGCGTCGGTGCCGGTCACCACGGCGCTCGCGGCGCTGATGGTCTCGGCTGACCGCCAGGGAGAAGAGCAGGCCGCTCCGTCCGGCGCGACTGTCGCGGCTCCGGCACGAGGCGGGAAGGGGCGACGCCGCAAGCGGTGA
- the thiC gene encoding phosphomethylpyrimidine synthase ThiC encodes MTIKDTRTPASTQNATDTPSPTPTNGEAGKSIGWHKAYIEGSRPDLRVPVRQVHLTNGQSVTLYDTSGPYTDPLVDTDVRRGLAPLRENWIIARGDTEEYAGRPVRPEDDGIKHTSPRGGLRNLDAVFPGRPRQPRRSRDDKAVTQLAYARRGEITPEMEFVAVREGVSPEVVREEIAAGRAVLPANVNHPEIEPMIIGKRFLVKVNANIGNSAVTSSIEEEVEKMTWATRWGADTVMDLSTGRNIHTTREWVLRNSPVPIGTVPLYQALEKVDGRAEELTWEIYKDTVIEQAEQGVDYMTVHAGVRLPFVPLTANRKTGIVSRGGSIMAAWCLAHHKESFLYENFEELCEILAAYDVTYSLGDGLRPGSIADANDEAQFAELRTLGELNQIAKRFNVQTMIEGPGHVPMHKIKENIDLQQEICDEAPFYTLGPLTTDVAPAYDHITSGIGAAMIAWWGTAMLCYVTPKEHLGLPNRDDVKTGVITYKIAAHAADLAKGHPGAQEWDDALSDARFEFRWEDQFNLALDPDTAREFHDETLPAEPAKTAHFCSMCGPKFCSMKISQDIRREHGSTKSEIEEGMAQKSKEFADAGNRVYLPIAN; translated from the coding sequence ATGACCATCAAGGACACACGCACGCCTGCCTCCACGCAGAACGCGACGGACACTCCGTCGCCGACTCCGACCAACGGGGAGGCCGGGAAGTCCATCGGCTGGCACAAGGCGTACATCGAGGGCTCACGCCCTGATCTGCGCGTGCCGGTCCGCCAGGTGCATCTCACCAACGGGCAGTCGGTCACGCTGTACGACACCTCCGGCCCGTACACCGATCCGCTCGTCGACACCGACGTCCGCCGGGGACTGGCCCCGCTGCGAGAGAACTGGATCATCGCCCGCGGCGACACCGAGGAGTACGCGGGCCGTCCCGTCCGTCCCGAGGACGACGGCATCAAGCACACCTCACCGCGCGGCGGCCTGCGCAACCTCGACGCGGTCTTCCCCGGACGGCCACGTCAGCCGCGCCGCAGCCGCGACGACAAGGCCGTCACCCAACTCGCCTACGCGCGCCGGGGCGAGATCACGCCCGAGATGGAGTTCGTGGCCGTCCGGGAGGGGGTTTCGCCCGAGGTGGTCCGTGAGGAGATCGCGGCGGGCCGGGCCGTGCTGCCCGCGAACGTCAACCACCCGGAGATCGAGCCGATGATCATCGGCAAGCGATTCCTGGTGAAGGTCAACGCCAACATCGGCAACTCCGCGGTGACGTCCTCCATCGAGGAGGAGGTCGAGAAGATGACCTGGGCGACCCGCTGGGGCGCCGACACGGTCATGGACCTGTCCACCGGCCGCAATATCCACACGACCCGTGAGTGGGTACTGCGCAACTCCCCCGTCCCCATCGGCACGGTCCCCCTCTACCAGGCCCTGGAGAAGGTCGACGGCCGCGCCGAGGAGCTGACCTGGGAGATCTACAAGGACACGGTCATCGAACAGGCCGAACAGGGCGTGGACTACATGACCGTCCACGCCGGCGTCCGCCTGCCGTTCGTACCGCTCACCGCCAACCGCAAGACCGGCATCGTCTCGCGCGGCGGCTCGATCATGGCGGCGTGGTGCCTGGCGCACCACAAGGAATCGTTCCTCTACGAGAACTTCGAGGAACTCTGCGAAATCCTCGCCGCCTACGACGTCACGTACTCGCTGGGCGACGGACTGCGGCCCGGCTCCATCGCGGACGCCAACGACGAGGCGCAGTTCGCGGAACTCCGGACTCTCGGGGAACTCAACCAGATCGCGAAGCGTTTCAACGTACAGACCATGATCGAGGGCCCGGGGCATGTCCCGATGCACAAGATCAAGGAGAACATCGACCTTCAGCAGGAGATCTGCGATGAAGCTCCGTTCTATACGCTCGGCCCGCTGACGACGGACGTCGCGCCGGCGTACGACCACATCACTTCCGGCATCGGTGCCGCGATGATCGCCTGGTGGGGCACGGCCATGCTCTGCTATGTCACGCCCAAGGAGCACTTGGGCCTGCCCAACCGTGACGACGTCAAGACCGGCGTCATCACCTACAAGATCGCCGCCCACGCAGCCGACCTCGCCAAGGGGCACCCCGGTGCACAGGAGTGGGACGACGCGCTGTCCGACGCGCGCTTCGAGTTCCGGTGGGAGGACCAGTTCAACCTCGCCCTCGACCCGGACACGGCCCGGGAGTTCCACGACGAGACCTTGCCGGCCGAGCCGGCCAAGACGGCTCACTTCTGCTCGATGTGCGGGCCGAAGTTCTGCTCGATGAAGATCTCACAAGACATCCGCCGCGAGCACGGCAGCACCAAGTCGGAGATCGAGGAGGGTATGGCGCAGAAGTCGAAGGAGTTCGCTGACGCGGGCAACCGTGTGTATCTGCCGATCGCGAACTGA
- a CDS encoding metallophosphoesterase produces MVEGSMTQGAGQGPEVERTATLRDFRVPAYVHETGLYVHNMHPGEAVSPVEEPVDHPDGYTPTQRDLPVINRGDTLQVTVDPVPEPAPQSTAGPGALYVVGDVHGYLDELVAALREKGLIDTGGNWCAGTTRLWFLGDFTDRGPDGIGVIDLVMRLSAEAAAAGGYCKALMGNHELLLIGAKRFGDTPVNSGAGTATFQAAWLLNGGQKTDMDRLQDHHLQWMARLDAMEEVDGHLLVHSDTTAYLDYGDSIEAVNDTVRETLTRNDADEVWDLFRKFTKRFSFRDEGGADHVRSLLDTYGGTRIVHGHSPIPYLLGEVGSEDGEDETGPHVEGPHVYADGLAIAMDGGVTMAGKLLVQQLPLDI; encoded by the coding sequence ATGGTGGAGGGGTCGATGACTCAGGGGGCCGGTCAGGGACCCGAGGTGGAGCGGACGGCGACGTTGCGCGACTTCCGGGTACCCGCGTATGTCCACGAGACCGGTCTGTACGTCCACAACATGCACCCCGGCGAGGCCGTCAGCCCCGTCGAGGAGCCTGTGGACCACCCGGACGGCTACACACCCACGCAACGCGACCTGCCCGTGATCAACCGCGGTGACACGCTTCAGGTGACCGTCGACCCCGTACCCGAGCCGGCCCCGCAGTCGACTGCCGGGCCCGGTGCGCTGTACGTCGTCGGAGACGTCCACGGCTATCTCGACGAGTTGGTGGCCGCCCTCCGGGAGAAGGGCCTCATCGACACCGGGGGCAACTGGTGCGCCGGCACCACCCGGCTGTGGTTCCTCGGCGACTTCACCGACCGCGGCCCGGACGGCATCGGCGTCATCGACCTGGTGATGCGGCTGTCCGCCGAGGCCGCCGCGGCGGGCGGCTACTGCAAGGCCCTCATGGGCAACCACGAGCTGCTCCTCATCGGCGCCAAGCGGTTCGGCGACACTCCCGTCAACTCCGGCGCGGGCACGGCCACCTTCCAGGCCGCCTGGCTGCTCAACGGCGGCCAGAAGACCGACATGGACCGTCTCCAGGACCATCACCTGCAGTGGATGGCCCGGCTGGACGCCATGGAAGAGGTCGACGGCCATCTGCTCGTCCACTCGGACACCACCGCCTATCTCGACTACGGCGACTCGATCGAGGCGGTCAACGACACCGTCCGCGAGACGCTCACACGCAACGACGCCGACGAAGTCTGGGATCTCTTCCGCAAGTTCACCAAGCGCTTCTCCTTCCGCGACGAGGGCGGCGCCGACCATGTGCGTTCACTGCTCGATACGTACGGCGGCACCCGCATCGTTCACGGCCACAGCCCCATTCCGTACCTCCTCGGCGAAGTCGGCTCCGAGGACGGCGAGGACGAGACCGGTCCCCATGTCGAGGGACCGCACGTCTACGCCGACGGGCTCGCCATCGCGATGGACGGCGGAGTGACCATGGCCGGAAAGCTGCTGGTCCAGCAACTTCCGCTGGATATCTGA
- a CDS encoding LacI family DNA-binding transcriptional regulator: protein MTAAGKHQVSRAETSRRGSRPGRAGIRDVAAAAGVSITTVSDALNGKGRLPDATRRHVREVADRLGYRPSAAARTLRTGKSGLIGLTVTTYGDEPFTFTEFAYFAEMARAATSAALARGYALVILPATSRHDVWSNVALDGTVVIDPSDQDPVVSELVRQGLPVVSDGRPAGSLPVTAWVDNDHEAAVMGILDHLADAGARRIGLLTGTSTDTYTHLSTTAYLRWCERVGQDPVYEAYPAHDPCAGAVAADRLLARPDRPDAVYGLFDPNGTDLLAAARRYGLRVPDDLLLVCCSESTVYANTEPPVTTLSLKPRRIGTAVVQLLIDAIEGAESDQPVEQVIPTELIVRTSSQRRPPRTTVSPPRSPKKE from the coding sequence ATGACAGCAGCAGGGAAGCACCAGGTGAGCCGCGCGGAAACCTCACGTCGAGGCAGTCGGCCGGGCCGGGCAGGCATCAGAGACGTAGCCGCCGCCGCCGGAGTCTCCATCACGACCGTCTCCGATGCCCTCAACGGCAAGGGCCGGCTCCCGGACGCCACCCGACGCCATGTCCGCGAGGTCGCCGACCGACTGGGTTATCGCCCATCGGCCGCGGCCCGAACCCTCCGTACCGGCAAGTCCGGACTGATCGGCCTGACCGTGACGACATACGGGGATGAACCTTTCACCTTCACCGAGTTCGCGTACTTCGCCGAGATGGCCAGAGCCGCCACCTCGGCCGCGCTCGCCCGCGGCTACGCCCTCGTGATCCTCCCCGCGACCTCCCGCCACGACGTGTGGTCGAACGTCGCCCTGGACGGCACGGTCGTGATCGATCCGTCCGACCAGGACCCGGTCGTCAGCGAGCTGGTCCGGCAGGGTTTACCGGTCGTCTCCGACGGCCGCCCGGCCGGGTCGCTGCCGGTCACCGCGTGGGTGGACAACGACCACGAGGCCGCGGTCATGGGCATCCTCGACCACCTGGCCGACGCCGGCGCCCGCCGCATCGGCCTGCTGACCGGGACGTCGACGGACACGTACACCCATCTGTCGACGACGGCGTATCTGCGCTGGTGTGAACGGGTCGGACAGGATCCGGTGTACGAGGCCTACCCGGCGCACGATCCCTGCGCGGGCGCCGTCGCCGCCGACCGGCTGCTCGCCCGCCCCGATCGGCCCGACGCCGTCTACGGCCTGTTCGACCCGAACGGCACCGACCTGCTCGCCGCCGCCCGGCGCTACGGGTTGCGCGTACCGGACGACCTGCTTCTGGTCTGCTGCAGCGAGTCCACCGTGTACGCCAACACCGAGCCGCCCGTCACCACGCTCTCCCTGAAGCCGCGCCGCATCGGCACGGCGGTGGTCCAGCTCCTCATCGACGCCATCGAGGGGGCCGAGTCGGACCAACCGGTCGAGCAGGTGATACCGACCGAGCTGATCGTGCGCACTTCGTCCCAGCGACGGCCGCCGCGGACGACCGTCAGCCCGCCGCGGTCGCCCAAGAAGGAGTAG
- the hisC gene encoding histidinol-phosphate transaminase codes for MSETSPKLRAELEGIPTYKPGRAAAAGGPVAYKLSSNENPYPPLPGVMESVTAAASSFNRYPDMACTGLMNELSDRFAVPVTHLATGTGSVGVAQQLIQSTAGPGDEVIYAWRSFEAYPIITQVSGATSVQVPLTPGDVHDLDAMADAITDRTRLVFVCNPNNPTGTVVRRAELERFLDRVPSDVLVVLDEAYREFIRDAEVPDGVELYRHRPNVCVLRTFSKAYGLAGLRVGFAIAHEPVAAALRKTAVPFGVSQIAQDAAIASLRAEDELLGRVGSLVCERTRVVDGLRAQGWTVPETQANFVWLRLGERTVAFAAACEQAGVVVRPFPGEGVRVTVGETEGNDIFLKVAEGFRKEL; via the coding sequence GTGAGCGAGACCAGCCCCAAGCTGCGCGCCGAGCTGGAGGGTATCCCCACCTACAAGCCGGGGCGGGCTGCTGCCGCCGGCGGTCCGGTGGCGTACAAGCTGTCCTCCAACGAGAACCCCTATCCGCCGCTGCCCGGTGTGATGGAGAGCGTGACGGCCGCCGCCTCGTCGTTCAACCGCTACCCGGACATGGCCTGCACGGGCCTGATGAACGAGCTGTCCGATCGGTTCGCGGTCCCCGTCACCCATCTGGCCACCGGCACCGGCTCGGTCGGCGTCGCCCAGCAGCTGATCCAGTCCACCGCCGGCCCCGGCGACGAGGTGATCTACGCCTGGCGGTCCTTCGAGGCGTACCCGATCATCACGCAGGTCAGCGGCGCCACCTCGGTGCAGGTGCCGCTCACGCCGGGCGATGTGCACGACCTGGACGCGATGGCGGACGCCATCACCGACCGGACGCGGCTGGTCTTCGTCTGCAATCCCAACAACCCGACGGGCACGGTCGTACGGCGGGCCGAGCTGGAGCGCTTCCTGGACCGGGTGCCGAGCGATGTGCTCGTGGTGCTGGACGAGGCGTACCGGGAGTTCATCCGTGATGCCGAGGTGCCGGACGGTGTGGAGCTGTACCGTCACCGGCCGAATGTCTGTGTGCTGCGGACGTTCTCGAAGGCGTACGGTCTGGCCGGGCTGCGTGTCGGGTTCGCGATCGCGCATGAGCCGGTGGCGGCGGCGCTGCGCAAGACGGCCGTGCCGTTCGGTGTGAGCCAGATCGCGCAGGACGCGGCGATCGCCTCACTGCGTGCCGAGGACGAACTGCTCGGCCGGGTCGGCTCGCTGGTGTGCGAGCGCACGCGTGTGGTCGACGGGCTGCGCGCCCAGGGCTGGACCGTGCCCGAGACTCAGGCCAACTTCGTGTGGTTGCGGCTGGGGGAGCGCACGGTCGCGTTCGCGGCGGCGTGTGAGCAGGCGGGTGTCGTCGTCCGGCCGTTCCCGGGCGAGGGCGTGCGGGTGACGGTCGGCGAGACCGAGGGGAACGACATCTTTCTGAAGGTGGCCGAAGGGTTCCGCAAGGAGCTGTAG
- a CDS encoding MFS transporter, with product MLDRRFEWLWASYAVSTFGTFFAFDAFRLIAILVLDAGPTEVALLAAAGLAVGAVVAVPLGPWVEFRRKRPVMIAMDLVRFTALLSIPAAYALGLLTFAQLVVVSVVVAVADIAFISASGAFLKSLVQPQDLLVANGRFESTTWTATMLGPPLGGAAVGLFGPVTTVTADAVSYLLSALGIRAVGGKEPRPVREEGPRLRAGDLLDGWRYILGHSTLRPLFFNSVLVNSLIMAPAPLLAVLMLGPLGFAPWQYALAFAVPCTGGLIGSRLARPLVARFGRHRIMLTAGALRACWPLGLAFVGPGTAGLVLVMVVEFGLIICIGVFSPVVATYRLDRTPKDRVARTLMAWSITGKATTATMTAVWGLLAAVTGTRTAIAIAGLLLLATPLLLPRRDDAPQQLEPDEAASTRI from the coding sequence ATGCTCGATCGGCGGTTCGAGTGGCTCTGGGCGTCCTACGCGGTCAGCACCTTCGGCACCTTCTTCGCCTTCGACGCCTTCCGCCTGATCGCCATCCTCGTCCTGGACGCCGGTCCGACGGAGGTGGCGCTGCTGGCTGCCGCGGGGCTGGCCGTGGGGGCGGTCGTAGCGGTCCCGCTCGGTCCCTGGGTGGAGTTCCGCCGCAAACGGCCGGTGATGATCGCGATGGACCTGGTGCGGTTCACCGCGCTGTTGAGCATCCCCGCCGCGTACGCGCTCGGCCTGCTCACCTTCGCCCAGCTCGTGGTGGTGTCGGTCGTCGTCGCAGTGGCCGACATCGCCTTCATCTCGGCGAGCGGGGCCTTCCTGAAGAGCCTCGTACAGCCACAGGACCTGCTGGTTGCGAACGGCCGCTTCGAGTCCACGACCTGGACCGCCACCATGCTGGGCCCACCACTCGGCGGGGCCGCGGTGGGCCTGTTCGGGCCGGTGACGACCGTGACGGCCGATGCGGTGAGCTACCTGCTCTCCGCACTGGGGATCCGCGCGGTGGGCGGCAAGGAGCCCCGCCCCGTACGTGAGGAGGGACCACGGCTGCGCGCAGGCGACCTCCTCGACGGCTGGCGCTACATCCTCGGCCACTCCACGCTGCGCCCACTGTTCTTCAACTCGGTCCTGGTCAACAGCCTGATCATGGCGCCGGCGCCGCTTCTGGCCGTCCTCATGCTCGGCCCGCTCGGCTTCGCACCGTGGCAGTACGCCCTCGCTTTCGCGGTGCCCTGCACCGGCGGCCTGATCGGCTCGCGGCTGGCCCGCCCGTTGGTCGCCCGGTTCGGCCGACACCGGATCATGCTCACCGCCGGGGCGCTGCGCGCCTGCTGGCCGCTCGGACTGGCCTTCGTCGGCCCTGGCACAGCCGGGCTCGTCCTCGTCATGGTCGTCGAGTTCGGGCTGATCATCTGCATCGGGGTGTTCAGCCCGGTGGTCGCCACCTACCGGCTCGACCGGACCCCCAAGGACCGCGTCGCCCGCACCCTGATGGCGTGGTCGATCACCGGCAAGGCCACCACCGCGACCATGACCGCCGTATGGGGCCTGCTGGCCGCCGTCACCGGCACCCGCACCGCGATCGCCATCGCCGGTCTCCTGCTGCTGGCCACCCCGCTCCTGCTGCCACGACGCGACGACGCGCCGCAGCAGCTCGAGCCGGACGAGGCGGCCAGCACCCGTATCTGA